TATATACAGGGACCATTTCTTAATTATCTTTGTATTCCCAGAGCTTAGTACAGAGGTGAGTAtagagtaggcattcaataaatggctGATTCATgagctaaaaaataataaaagaaaaaagagcaaagaatGTCACGGACTATGAGAATCATACATAGAAGGCTATAGATGAGACAGAGCAGAAGAGTGGGGaggtgaaggagaggaagaagtgGAGAATAGACTGTAAATCTCGGAAAAGCACATGTCCTTTGGAGCCAAATGGCAAATTGTTCCATTGTTCTGGTAGAAGTTGCCAACACCCATTTCTCAGTAGACACAGGCCACCAGGATACTTTGTCCTCAGTGCATTTTAGGTTTGTTATCAAATCCTAATCTTTAGATTCTATCAGCAAAGCCATTAATTGCTTTTAAAGTTGTTGACTGTGGAGTGAGTATTAAAGTTGTTAATGCCTGCCAGAGGGAAAGACAAACAAAATCCTTGTATGTGGAGCGGCACAAGCTGGTACAAAAGTAGGAAAGCCTACGTGCCTGGAGACCAAAAGTGCAGAGCCCAGGGTCTAAAAGGGAGACCCAATCTCCCTTCATGAGCCCCAATTCCTGGCTCTGCCACAGTGCCTTGCGTGCTGGCAGACAGTTGAAAATCACCACCATGAAGATCCTGGTCTTGATCTGGGTTTGTCTACACCTCTCAGAGGGTTTGGAAAGGTGTGTACTGGGATTCAGCTGCCTGACAAGATAGCGAAGACCAAAAGCTTTCTTATTCTCAGGCTTCCTGAAGAGGCAGTCAGGGTGTCACTCAGTATGAAGAACTGAGCGCCTACTGTGGCCTAAGACTTGAAATGGATACATGGTGTGTGTAAACTGTCTGTGTGCCTGcctatgtgtgtatgtgagtacgtgtgtatgtgtggagGGGGGAGGGTATGAGTTTGTAAGGGTGATGGGGTGGGTGTTTTGTTTTCTCAGAAGGAAGGATACATAATCCCTGCCCCAGGCTTATAAGATTACTTGGaagaaacagacatttattcttggGAAATAATatataagcaaaaaacaaacaaacagcaacaacaacaaaaaacccaaattatGTGTTTACGTATACCTACACTGGAAATGCTGGGGTGGTTACAGTGGTGGCAACTGGCTAGGATCTGAAAGGGTTTCCTGTAAGAAGACTCTCCTTGAGCAGAGTATTGAAGAGGTTTGAAAACTCTAGGTCAGATGATTGAAGGAATTGTTTTAATGGGGCAAGGCGAAGCTCATCACTTTTGTTTATTCCCCATAGAATCATTCTGAAGAAAGGCAAGTCTCTTCACCAGGTGATGGAGGAGTATGGCGTACTGGAGACATTCCTAAAGAACCACCCAAAAGTTGGTCCAGCTGCCAAGTATTTCAATAACGAATCTGTTTCTTATGAGGCCATCACCAACTACATGGTtgtgagtgggggtggggagttgTTTGTAACCCTTGGTTAATAACCATTCTTAGATACTAATTTTTACCTCTCATTAGCTGTGATTTTGAAATAGTTATTAAACTTCTCAGAGTCTCACCCTCGTATCTGAATAATACGGTTGTTAGTTGGTATGGTCTAATAGTATAAtagttccctttctttttctctttcctctcattACTGGTCCATCTCTCTAAGTCCATTCATATGGTTAAGAGATTCATAGAGGGAATGTTTGAGTCAATTGAGAGATCCAAAGGAAGTCTCAGCAAAGAGCGACAaggggaaagaaggaaaacacaagtGAGGCTGCCAGGCCATGCAACAAAATCTCCAGTGCCCCCAGACGCTATTTCAGTGGAAAAGTACACTGGTCCCCTGAAGGTTCTCAGAATAAATGTTTTAATGTTCTCAAGGCTATGATGTCTGATCAGGGCATCTCGACCCTCTAGTGTGCTATACACTTCTCCTTAGTGGGATGTTAAGTAGAATGTCAAAGCTGGAGGACACCTTAGGGATCTCCTATTTCAACTCCCacgtttttttaatcattgtctcaccactatttccaaaactttttcattactgcaaacagaaactctgtacccattaagcaaagACTCCTCATTATTTTCTCCCCCAAACCCTCaacgaaaccaaaaccaaacccattgccgtggagtcgattctgactcatagtcaccctataggacagagtagaactgccccatagagtttctaaggagcacctggcagatttgaacagctgaccctttggttagccgctgtagcacttaaccactacaccaccagggtttccccgtcCACAACCCCCAGAAACCACTTTGTGTctatatgcatttgcctattctagacatttcacatAAGTGGAGTCATATAATATCTGTTCCTTTGCATCTGTTATATTtcatttagcatgttttcaaggttcatccatgttgtagcatgcatcagaactatattctagacatttcacataagtggagtcatataatatttgttcctttctgtctgttttctttcattcagcatgttttcagggttcatccatgttgtagcatgtatcagaactatattctagacatttcacataagtggaataatataatatttgttcCTTTGTGTCCGTTGTATTTCATTtagcatgttttcagggttcatccctgttgtagcatgtatcagaactacatttctctttatggctgaaaaatattccattgtatggatataccatgttttgtttatccattcatctgttgatggacgtaggttgtttccatcttttggttatggtgactaatgctgcaatgaacatttgtgtacaagtatttgtttcagtccctgctttcaattccttTACATATATACCTAGGAATTGAATTTCGGGGTCATGTGGTATCccatattttatagatgaaggaacTAGAGTCAGGTAAGTGAAGTAGTGGCCAAATTCACTTAGAAGTTAAACTATCTCCTAGTGAAATGCTCTTCTTGCTTTCTAAGCTGCCTCTCACCCCAAACTTTTTTAGTTTGTACCCTTTGCTAGCGTGTGATCAGGAAAGAGGAGAATGGTAGTAAAGGTATCTAACACTGGAAGAGAAGGGGAaaagggtgtgtgtgcgtgtgtgtgtgtgtgtgtatgtgtgagggaAAGACAGAGAAGTGGGAAGGGTAGATGAATActggaaaagggaaagaaaagtgaTTACTTCTCTAAGTCAGGGTGTTATAGCATGCCCTGGCAAATCCGTGGAGGTTTCACCTTACTGAAAAGTAGAAAACACACTTGGAGGAAAATATTGTCTTGCCGGATTAAGTCTCACATGGTCAAAGGACTAGACTTGCAGTTAGAGACAAAAAGATGGAATATCAAGAGGAGCTGTCTCCAGAGGGAAAGGAGAACTTGTGGAAGAAGCCTCTTATTCCTCCAAGGAAATGATTTAGGCAAAGTGGGCTAACTTCTTCCTCAACCTTAGGACAAGGCCAAGAGTTTAATGCCGTTAACGAACCTTTTTTTGCAGTCATTCTACTTTGGGAAAATCAGCATTGGGACACTGCCCCAAAATTTCCTGGTCCTCTTTGACACTGGCTCCTCCAGCCTATGGGTACCCTCCACCTACTCACAGCCAGGCCTGCTGTGAGTACACCACCTTCACAACTCACCCccatggctggaagcagaggaaggGCAGGGAAGGGGGTGAGTTAAGAAGTGGCAGAGTCAAAATCTGAGCTCAGTGTATAATTCCCAGTCCAGAGTTCTTTGCACATATgtagtttttcattctccttataATAGGAACACCCAGGAAGTCTGCTCTTAGTCTATCAAGCACTTTAGCAGAAGTTGCTGACTGTTCTGGAGAGAGGCAGCAGAAATACACTAGGcttccattcctttctcttcCCCCTCAGCTCTCCTGTGGACCAGAATTCTTGGCTCCTATGAGCCAATCCTTCTCCCAGGTCATGGTGGGTTGGGAGGAAGCTGAGCAATGTCTATCATACAAGAGGACAGACTTCTCAGGGGCCAACACAGTTTGTCCACAAACAAAGGATCTGAGGCTGATGCCCTTTTCCAGCCTTGGTCTGAAGATCCCAGGACACTGAGGATAAGTTATCTGCAAGTATTTGCAGAAAGCTAATATTCCATTCTGTCTCTCTACAGTTGATCACAACAGGTTCAACCCTAGCCTGTCCTCTACCTTCAGAGAGAACGGGCAAACCTATACACTGTCTTATGGAAGTGGCAGCCTGAGTGTGGTCCTGGGATACGATACCGTGACTGTGAGTGATGTTCTCTTAGCCTCCGAGAATTTGTGGTTTTGGTCCCACTTTCTAGACTCTTAAGTTACCAGAGAAATCCATGCTTACTAATTAAGTACAACCTTCATAGAAGCTAAGGGTTGAAAGGGACTTAAGCCACTAATTCAACCTCCCAAGTCAGGAATTGCTTCCACAGCACTCCTGACAGTGGCCTTATAACTGTAGAAAGCTCTTTATGTTGTGCTAAAGTTTGTCTTCTGGTGACTTTGCTCCCTGGTCTTAACTCTGCCTTCTGGAACCACATAGAATAAAACTGCCTCCTCTTCTATGCAGTAACACTTTGGATATTTGAAGACATGTTCTTTCACTCTTTCCTTATTTCTGTAGGTCAAACACCCACAGTTCCTCTAATCCTTCCTCCACATGGATTATTCAGTGTAAAACCATTCACTGACCTTTCACTGTTCATGGAGGTAGAAACTGAAACTCCAGAAAACAGCTGGCTTTCCCTCCCCAAAACTCacactccccccccccaccccagacacATACATGGTTAGGTAATACTGCTGCTATTCTATCTCCACTTCTGCCCTCATGGTTGAGCTCTGCATGAAAGAAGCCAACTTCTTCTCCCCAGGAGAGGTTCTTTGGCCCAGACTCTGTGAAGGATTTGTCCACCCAAATCTTAAGCTCCTCTGTCTGCTCGCCCCAGGTTCGGAACATCGTTGTCAATAATCAGCAGTTTGGCCTGAGTGAGAATGAACCCAGCAACCCCTTCTACTATTCAGATTTTGACGGGATCCTGGGCACAGCCTATCCAAACATGGCGGTGGGGAATGCCCCAATGGTCATGCAGGGGACGCTGCAGCAGGGCCAGCTCACTCAACccatcttcagcttctacttttcTCAGTAACAGCCTATCCTCCCACCCCTTGACCTGGCTTTGGAGCACCCGTGGAGCCCACAGCCAAGCAGACATGGCCCAGGTTATAAAGTTTCCTGACACAATGAGTGTAACTTGCTATATACAATCCatgtatttctaaaaaaaattgtgagGAATTTAatttggtgggggggggagggttattttaaatacactaaaaaaaaaaaaaacactgtaggAATGTTTAATTATGCTAGGCTAAAAGCCATATGATGATTCTTTTCTTAAATGTGAGTAGTATTCCCTGaacatttatttttgtaaatctGGAGATCAACATTTAGATttgcccacttgtaaccctacaGAACAACCCTTATGAGCATTtgccaataaagagaaaaataatgaaatcaTAATTATAATAATGCCTCCAGCTTTATAAAGTGTTCTTGTATCTATTGCTTCAAGTGACATCTCAACAACCCTgttattaatcccattttaccaatgaggaaatggaggctcaaacAATATTGATCATGGTCACCCACTGGTAGATGTGGAGCTAAGACTCAAACTCAAACAACTTGATCACAAATCCAGTGCTTTTCCTAGCCTACCTACCCTTGAACTTTTGTGGCAAACTTTATTCCCTGCTCCGTATTTTCTGAACACATGACCCTCAGAGTGCCTAAGTTCAAACCTCTTTTTTCTATGACTGACAGATCCAGGATAGTGAAACAAGGGGCATAATTTCTTTCAACATTGTCTAGTTCCCAACTTGGCTGCAGTAGGAACATTCTGGTCATAGTTCACTTGAGATCTCTGTTGGACCCCATTCCATGGGATCCCAGAGATGTTTCTGCTCTTTCTTACTTCATCTCAGAGAGCTCTgggatatttttttgtttgttttcaggtgcCTAGTTTCCAGTTCCATCTCCTCTTTTACAGACATAATTAGTGATTCCATTTTAAGTGCTACTTTTAGACATCTCTCCCTTGCAGCTCTGAGCCAGGTGACTCCCCCATTCTGCTGACCCCTGAGtctgagggaaggaaggagggagggaaggagagagaagagaggaactGCCTGTCCTGTTGTTTGTGTCATGGGAACTCATGTTCTTCTACATTTCTCCCCAGCCAACCAACCCATCAATATGGTGGGGAGCTCACCCTGGGAGGTGTGGACACCCAGCTTTATTCTGGTCAGATCGTCTGGACGCCTGTCACCTGGGAACTCTACTGGCAGATTGCCATCCAGGAGTAAGTTGAGAGAACAGTGCCTATGGATT
This DNA window, taken from Elephas maximus indicus isolate mEleMax1 chromosome 3, mEleMax1 primary haplotype, whole genome shotgun sequence, encodes the following:
- the LOC126073440 gene encoding LOW QUALITY PROTEIN: pepsin B-like (The sequence of the model RefSeq protein was modified relative to this genomic sequence to represent the inferred CDS: inserted 2 bases in 1 codon; substituted 2 bases at 2 genomic stop codons), whose amino-acid sequence is MKILVLIWVCLHLSEGLERIILKKGKSLHQVMEEYGVLETFLKNHPKVGPAAKYFNNESVSYEAITNYMVSFYFGKISIGTLPQNFLVLFDTGSSSLWVPSTYXHSQACFDHNRFNPSLSSTFRENGQTYTLSYGSGSLSVVLGYDTVTVRNIVVNNQQFGLSENEPSNPFYYSDFDGILGTAYPNMAVGNAPMVMQGTLQQGQLTQPIFSFYFSHQPTHQYGGELTLGGVDTQLYSGQIVWTPVTWELYWQIAIQEFATSNQVTGLCFQGCQAIVDTGTFLLAVSPQYMGSFLXATGAQEAQNGDFVVNCNYVQSMPTITFIISGFQFPLPPSAYVFNNNGYCRLGTEATYLSSLTGXPLWILGDVFLKEYFSVYDMANGRVGFALSA